A single window of Nicotiana sylvestris chromosome 5, ASM39365v2, whole genome shotgun sequence DNA harbors:
- the LOC138868603 gene encoding uncharacterized protein produces the protein MSNSQDNPGTPLPPSPFNSSSTTPPSASPKPRLRRVKILARKTVASRALRKSLNKRLKSSQVKESQAPNSDSSSESESYQSATKGEGHGSSDSEKIQESPSEVSSSVIENLETRFVLVGPIRDVELPGICRSGEESGMKSGGSGSGEVAEGLVHLSTQRDEPIPSTEEILANILKKVGASYDPKKRRTPTTKAPNVPKPSKKRKASSPTHTTSSLPRGRATRRKVKQSEADLQRALEESKKKRKDKGKGKIAESSEAVEEEEMELVHQERGTTVEVLTPKPKNPKKSSSVPMTDEPTLAKRIRSAIKTKQSKVSDDDNWSGEEEENDSEKE, from the exons ATGTCTAACTCACAAGACAATCCTGGAACTCCTCTACCACCATCTCCTTTCAATTCATCCTCAACTACTCCTCCCAGTGCATCTCCAAAACCTAGACTACGAAGGGTGAAAATACTTGCTCGAAAGACTGTAGCATCTAGGGCTCTGAGGAAGTCTTTAAATAAAAGGTTAAAATCAAGCCAAGTGAAAGAAAGCCAAGCTCCAAATTCCGACTCCAGCTCTGAGTCTGAATCCTATCAATCCGCTACTAAGGGGGAAGgacatgggtcttctgactctgaaaaGATTCAAGAATCTCCTTCTGAGGTAAGTTCATCTGTGATTGAAAATCTAGAGACTAGGTTTGTTCTAGTTGGACCAATTAGGGATGTTGAATTGCCTGGGATAtgtaggagtggag AagagagtggcatgaagtcagggggaagtggttctggagAAGttgctgaggggttggttcatctgagTACACAGAGAGATGAACCTATTCCATCTACTGAAGAGATCCTAGCTAATATactgaaaaaggttggggcaagctatgacccaaagaaacgcagaactcccacaacaaaagccccaaatgttcctaagccttccaagaaaagaaaggcttcatcCCCAACACATACTACCTCCTCATTGCCAAGGGGTAGAGCCACAAGAAGAAAGGTGAAACAGAGTGAAGCTGATCTACAAAGGgccttagaagaaagtaagaaaaagagaaaggataaaggaaagggaaagattgcagaatcctcagaggctgttgaagaagaagagatggaactggtccatcaagaaaggggtacaacagtggaggttcTTACACCCAAGCCTAAAAAtcccaagaagtcttcctctgtgcCTATGACTGATGAACCCACACTAGCCAAGAGGATAAGGTCTGCAATAAAAACCAAACAATCAAAAGTTTCTGATGATGATAactggagtggagaagaagaagaaaacgattCTGAGAAGGAATAG